The Nycticebus coucang isolate mNycCou1 chromosome 2, mNycCou1.pri, whole genome shotgun sequence genome includes a window with the following:
- the TCF25 gene encoding transcription factor 25 isoform X2, whose amino-acid sequence MSRRALRRLRGEQRGQEPLGPGALHFDLRDDDDTEEEGPKRGPGGCTGKEGVQVNNRFELIDIEDLEDDPVVNGERPDCAHTDTVAPGIRERAPCGHTETKMDGDTAMAISAEQSNASGKLRKKKKKQKNKKNSTGETSENGLEDIDRILERIEDSSGLSHPGPAPLSTKKHVLYVQHRHLNPDTELKRYFGARAVLGEQRPRQRQRVYPKCTWLTTPKSTWPRYSKPGLSMRLLESKKGLSFFTFEHSEEYQQAQHKFLAAVESMEPNNIVVLLQTSPYHVDSLLQLSDACRFQEDQEMARDLIERALYSMECAFHPLFSLTSGTCRLDYRRPENRSFYLALYKQMSFLEKRGCPRTALEYCKLILSLEPDEDPLCMLLLVDHLALRARNYEYLIRLFQEWESHRNLSQLPNFAFSVPLAYFLLSQQTDLPEQELSSAREKASLLIQQALIMFPGVLMPLLEYCSVRPDAAVSGHCFFGPNAEISQPPALSQLVSLYLGRSHFLWKEPTTMSWLEDNVREVLQAVDAGDPAVEACESRRKMLYQRAPRNIHRHVILSEIKEAVAALPPDVTTQSVMGFDPLPPLDTIYSYVRPERLSPVSRGNTIALFFRSLLPNYAMEGERPEDGVPGNLNRLMLAVRDMMANFHLNDLEAPREEDAEEEGEWD is encoded by the exons ATAGACATTGAGGATCTCGAAGATGACCCTGTGGTGAACGGGGAGAGGCCTGACTGTGCACACACAGATACTGTGGCACCAGGGATCAGAGAGCGGGCTCCATGTGGACACACAGAAACCAAGATGGATGGAGATACAGCCATGGCCATATCTGCAGAGCAG TCTAATGCAAGTGGCAAACTtcgaaagaagaaaaagaaacagaaaaataagaaaaacagtaCAGGAGAGACTTCG GAAAATGGACTGGAAGATATTGATCGCATCTTAGAGAGGATTGAGGACAGCAGTGGGCTCAGCCACCCAGGCCCTGCCCCCCTGAGCACCAAGAAACACGTTCTGTACGTGCAGCACAG ACACTTGAATCCAGACACAGAACTGAAAAGGTATTTTGGTGCTCGAGCAGTCCTGGGGGAGCAAAG ACCACGGCAGAGACAGCGCGTATATCCCAAATGCACATGGCTCACGACCCCTAAGAGCACCTGGCCCCGGTATAGCAAACCAG GTCTGTCCATGCGGCTGCTGGAATCCAAGAAGGGCCTTTCCTTCTTCACGTTTGAGCACAGTGAAGAATACCAGCAAGCTCAGCATAAGTTCCTGGCAGCTGTGGAGTCCATGGAGCCAAATAACATTGTG GTCCTGTTGCAGACGAGCCCCTATCATGTGGATTCGCTGCTGCAGCTCAGTGATGCCTGCCGCTTTCAGGAGGACCAGGAGATGGCCCGAGACCTCATAG AGAGAGCCCTGTACAGCATGGAGTGTGCATTCCACCCCTTGTTCAGTCTCACCAGTGGAACGTGCCGGCTGGATTATCGCCGACCTGAGAACAG GAGTTTCTACCTGGCCCTCTACAAGCAGATGAGCTTCCTGGAGAAGCGAGGCTGCCCACGCACAGCGCTGGAGTACTGCAAGCTCATTCTGAG CCTCGAGCCAGATGAGGACCCCCTCTGCATGCTGCTGCTTGTGGACCACCTGGCCTTGCGGGCCCGGAACTACGAGTACCTGATCCGCCTCttccaggagtgggag AGTCATCGGAACCTGTCTCAGCTCCCAAATTTCGCCTTCTCTGTTCCACTGGCGTATTTTCTGCTGAGTCAGCAAACAGACCTCCCAGAGCAGGAGCTCAGCTCTGCCAGAGAAAAGGCCTCTCTCTTGATCCAACAGGCTCTCATCATGTTCCCTGGAG TGCTGATGCCTCTGCTGGAGTACTGCAGCGTGCGGCCTGATGCCGCTGTCTCTGGTCACTGCTTCTTTGGACCCAACGCCGAGATCAG CCAACCTCCTGCTCTGAGCCAGCTGGTGAGTCTCTACCTTGGGAGGTCGCACTTCCTCTGGAAGGAGCCCACCACCATGAGCTGGCTGGAGGACAACGTCCGCGAGGTTCTGCAGGCAGTGGATGCCGGAGACCCTGCTGTGGAAGCCTGTGAGAGCAG GCGGAAGATGCTCTACCAACGCGCGCCCAGAAATATCCACCGCCATGTGATCCTCTCTGAGATCAAGGAAGCTGTTGCTGCCCTGCCCCCG GATGTTACCACGCAGTCTGTGATGGGGTTTGACCCTCTGCCTCCCCTGGACACCATCTACTCCTACGTCAGACCAGAGAG GCTAAGTCCTGTCAGCCGTGGAAACACAATTGCTCTCTTCTTCCGATCATTACTGCCGAATTATGCTATGGAG GGGGAGAGACCTGAGGACGGAGTGCCTGGGAATCTGAACAGGCTAATGCTGGCCGTGCGGGACATGATGGCCAACTTCCATCTCAACGACCTGGAAGCACCACGggaggaggatgcagaggaggagggggagtggGACTGA